A single region of the Garra rufa chromosome 6, GarRuf1.0, whole genome shotgun sequence genome encodes:
- the adamtsl7 gene encoding thrombospondin type-1 domain-containing protein 4, whose amino-acid sequence MACGMQLPTWSGQFIQHFLQMTLMLSLLCPPTEPVPWDSGSRGSPEEGCEGFQVDVCGVCAGDGSSCDLFSGTLFLSVLSVGYHKILDIPSGAQRIKIQETQKTRNYLALKTATGESVINGDWVIDRPGQFYAAGTELTYKRPNEIRSRAGESITASGPTNQELHLFVIYQQPNPAVYYEYILPKDPITDDHFSYSYSSVLPLVESHGIFPDPDNSDSENSLSSSHANHVPSDSITPEPVPLYNWLAITTTPCSATCGTGSRQVLFGCVERATQTTVPGDLCSYTSHPAPQVEECQLQPCPAFWDVGEWSECSKTCGPGFQYRQVICQQAQGHNGNSTVVVATSLCDNTEMPETTTVCQLKICSEWQIRSEWTECSVPCGVGQRTREVVCVDNLGDIVADEECNMALRPLDLQNCDKGVCASSWFYSLWSERCSADCAEGSRSRMVVCMMSQTNSLPLDNCNDEDKPGELMPCDLGPCTQRLEWYAGPWGQCSSECGNGTQSRGVVCTVQNSGQLEVTSDDRCSHLPRPPSAQTCFLKSCGAQWYMTEWSSCSRSCDGGFRVREVRCLQDDLTSSHDCDPALEPENKEECNTHTCTPPIDESCRDMYYNCVVVVQARLCVYTYYRSTCCASCSQVTRRDTLQKISWI is encoded by the exons GGCTGTGAAGGTTTCCAGGTGGATGTTTGCGGTGTGTGTGCAGGGGATGGGAGCTCATGTGATCTGTTCAGCGGGACACTCTTTCTTTCTGTGCTCTCTGTTGGCTACCACAAGATCCTGGACATCCCCTCTGGAGCTCAACGAATCAAGATACAGGAAACACAGAAGACCAGGAACTACTTAG CTCTCAAGACAGCGACTGGTGAGTCCGTGATAAATGGTGACTGGGTGATCGACAGGCCAGGACAGTTCTATGCCGCGGGGACTGAGCTCACTTACAAAAGGCCCAATGAGATACGCAGCAGAGCGGGAGAATCAATTACTGCTTCTGGCCCAACCAATCAGGAGCTGCATCTCTTT GTGATTTATCAGCAACCCAATCCAGCAGTGTATTATGAATACATTCTACCCAAAGACCCCATCACTGATGATCATTTTTCATATTCTTACTCTAGCGTACTACCACTGG TAGAGAGTCATGGAATATTTCCTGATCCTGACAATAGTGACAGTGAAAACTCATTGAGCAGCTCTCATGCTAACCATGTTCCATCGGACTCTATAACCCCTGAACCAGTTCCTCTGTACAACTGGCTTGCCATAACAACAACACCCTGCAGTGCCACCTGTGGAACAG GAAGTCGTCAAGTCCTGTTTGGCTGTGTGGAAAGAGCCACTCAAACTACTGTACCAGGAGACCTCTGTAGCTACACCAGTCATCCTGCCCCACAGGTAGAAGAGTGTCAATTGCAGCCTTGCCCAGCCTT ctGGGATGTTGGCGAGTGGTCTGAGTGCAGTAAGACCTGTGGCCCAGGGTTTCAGTATCGTCAGGTGATTTGTCAGCAGGCGCAAGGACACAATGGCAATAGCACAGTTGTTGTGGCCACCAGCCTTTGCGATAACACGGAGATGCCGGAGACGACCACCGTGTGCCAGCTCAAGATCTGCAGTGAGTGGCAGATCCGCTCAGAGTGGACAGAG tGCTCGGTGCCATGTGGAGTAGGTCAGCGTACAAGAGAAGTTGTGTGTGTGGATAACCTGGGTGACATTGTTGCTGATGAGGAATGCAACATGGCCCTTCGCCCACTGGACCTGCAGAACTGTGACAAAGGAGTGTGTGCCAGCAGCTGGTTCTACTCTCTCTGGAGTGAACGG TGTTCTGCAGACTGTGCGGAAGGAAGTCGCAGCCGGATGGTGGTGTGTATGATGAGTCAAACCAACTCACTGCCTCTGGATAACTGCAATGATGAGGATAAACCTGGCGAGCTCATGCCGTGTGACCTGGGACCCTGCACACAGCGACTGGAATGGTATGCAGGACCATGGGGACAG TGCTCATCTGAATGTGGCAATGGTACCCAGAGTCGAGGTGTGGTCTGTACTGTCCAAAACAGTGGCCAATTAGAAGTTACCTCAGATGACCGTTGCTCTCATCTGCCCCGTCCTCCGAGTGCACAGACCTGCTTTTTGAAGAGTTGTGGAGCACAGTGGTACATGACGGAGTGGAGCTCA TGTTCTCGTTCTTGTGACGGAGGCTTTCGAGTGAGGGAGGTACGGTGTTTGCAAGATGATCTGACAAGCAGCCATGACTGTGATCCTGCTCTTGAACCTGAAAACAAGGAGGAATGTAACACACACACCTGCACACCACCGATtg ATGAATCCTGCAGGGATATGTACTATAACTGTGTGGTGGTCGTCCAGGCCCGTTTGTGTGTGTACACATACTATCGCAGCACTTGTTGTGCATCATGCTCTCAGGTCACGCGTAGAGACACACTGCAGAAAATCAG CTGGATCTGA
- the primpol gene encoding DNA-directed primase/polymerase protein translates to MTRGKWQDRVKSVEQRASSFQSSPLSCPYKPRLSRPWQPSSVWRLFPRQNAAIAFTQHIKQDVHIFSLEKEGSDVGQRIFLVTSYSELWHYYSTHRQSLMHCYEVILEGAVCKLYFDLEFDKSSNTHLDGKLMVAKLIQYVCEKLEEIYGVCCSAKDVLNLDSSTSEKFSRHLIFMLPSAAFKDNSHVGRFIHDILRPALNSLQKSNSEAPTTTTVCPRENRDDVDSSQAKKRKYEEKDLDFLIVKSKKGQEHLFVDMGVYTKNRNFRLYKSSKLGKNAAFCVAEDNKFVPKPSKHATKEESIFLASLITNISFTGQRILTYDMPQKSTAGSQCSTLQRESHSSDLLGDQKPSPFKEVDEFVLTLLCKDGIQGSIRRWNYFASEQLLVYDIEKFRWCHNVKRFHKSNNIIIVVDLKEEVWYQRCHDPECRRENYRSSSFPLPQEVCMSHMLMEDEEDQAYLTDELGNIELAQSSVPMTDSKESSSAPQAEKAEDWGEWPDDPAYLEALQEVERAAEEVPDELLLQAVTECE, encoded by the exons ATGACAAGAGGAAAATGGCAGGACAGGGTGAAGTCTGTGGAACAGAGAGCCTCATCTTTTCAGTCTTCTCCTCTGTCCTGTCCGTACAAGCCCCGTCTGTCCCGTCCATGGCAGCCCTCCTCTGTCTGGAGACTCTTTCCACGGCAGAACGCAGCCATTGCCTTCACTCAGCACATTAAACAG GATGTGCACATATTTTCACTGGAGAAGGAAGGCAGTGATGTTGGACAGAGGATTTTCCTAGTGACCAGCTACAGTGAACTTTGGCATTATTACAG CACTCACAGACAGTCTCTGATGCACTGCTATGAGGTAATTCTGGAAGGGGCCGTCTGCAAACTCTACTTTGACTTAGAGTTCGACAAATCTTCCAACACACACTTGGACGGCAAGTTGATGGTGGCCAAACTGATTCAG TATGTGTGTGAGAAACTAGAGGAGATTTATGGTGTATGCTGCTCTGCAAAAGACGTCCTTAATCTAGACTCCAGCACCTCTGAGAAGTTTAGTCGCCATCTTATCTTCATGCTTCCCAGTGCTGCATTCAAAGACAACTCTCATGTAG ggcGATTTATTCATGATATCCTGCGTCCTGCTCTAAATAGCCTTCAAAAAAG CAATTCAGAGGCACCTACTACAACAACAGTTTGTCCAAGAGAGAACAGAGATGATGTGGACAGTTCTCAGGCCAAGAAAAGAAAATATGAAGAGAAGGACCTTGACTTTCTGATAGTAAAGAGCAAAAAAGGACAAGAACATCTTTTTGTTGACATGG GTGTCTACACCAAGAACAGAAACTTCCGTCTCTACAAGTCCTCCAAACTGGGAAAGAATGCAGCTTTTTGTGTGGCAGAAGACAACAAGTTTGTCCCAAAGCCCTCCAAGCACGCCACAAAAGAAGAATCCATATTTTTAGCTTCCTTAATCACCAATATCAG TTTCACAGGACAGAGGATTTTGACTTACGATATGCCACAAAAGAGTACAGCAGGATCTCAATGTTCGACCCTTCAGAGAGAGTCACACAGCTCTG ATCTGTTGGGTGATCAGAAGCCGTCTCCTTTTAAAGAGGTGGATGAATTTGTGCTGACGCTCCTGTGCAAGGATGGCATTCAAGGAA GCATCCGGCGATGGAACTACTTTGCATCTGAACAGCTGTTGGTTTATGATATTGAGAAATTCCGCTGGTGCCATAATGTGAAGCGCTTTCACAAGAGCAACAACATCAT AATTGTGGTGGATCTCAAAGAAGAAGTGTGGTATCAGAGATGCCATGACCCTGAGTGCAGGAGAGAGAACTACAGATCCTCCA GCTTCCCACTGCCTCAAGAGGTCTGCATGAGCCACATGCTGATGGAG GATGAAGAGGATCAGGCATATTTAACGGATGAATTGGGAAACATTGAGCTTGCCCAGAGCTCTGTACCCATGACTGATTCAAAAGAGTCATCCTCGGCTCCTCAGGCTGAGAAAGCTGAGGACTGGGGAGAGTGGCCTGATGACCCTGCATATCTGGAAGCTCTGCAGGAAGTAGAAAGGGCTGCTGAAGAGGTACCTGATGAGCTTCTGCTCCAAGCAGTGACTGAGTGTGAATAA